One part of the Oryzias melastigma strain HK-1 linkage group LG21, ASM292280v2, whole genome shotgun sequence genome encodes these proteins:
- the LOC118597962 gene encoding protein TsetseEP-like, translating to MKPKAEVKEPEARKPVQEKVVVAEKKEAPTPKEAEEVKKTVPADKPGLPGKVEPKVKAPAEPTAKPKEPEPKPKPTATLKVEPEAKPVELKKPVKVQEEAAKTKPEPEKPKAEVQKPEPEPSIPKPAVKKPTPEVKEPELEVSKPESRPTPKEPQKKVPEVAPKKAPEVEKKVEPAQKKPDKAPAEEKVPAPPKAAKKTEMEVSSQKEEPTQGEKGTLMFHLCFLQ from the exons ATGAAACCAAAGGCAGAGGTGAAGGAACCAG AAGCCAGAAAACCTGTGCAGGAGAAGGTCGTCGTAGCTGAGAAGAAGGAAGCTCCTACTCCTAAAG AAGCAGAGGAGGTGAAGAAGACAGTGCCTGCTGATAAACCTGGTCTGCCTGGAAAAG ttgAGCCCAAAGTGAAGGCTCCGGCAGAGCCCACAGCCAAACCGAAGGAACCTGAACCAAAACCCAAACCAACTGCAACTCTTAAAGTAGAACCTGAAGCAAAGCCGGTGGAGCTGAAGAAGCCAGTAAAAG TCCAAGAAGAGGCTGCAAAaaccaaaccagaaccagaaaaaCCAAAAGCAGAAGTCCAGAAGCCTGAGCCAGAACCTTCTATTCCAAAGCCAGCAGTGAAAAAACCTACTCCAGAAGTGAAAGAACCAGAACTGGAGGTGTCAAAACCAGAATCACGTCCTACGCCAAAGGAGCCTCAGAAAAAAG TACCTGAAGTTGCACCAAAAAAAGCACCAGAGGTAGAGAAGAAAGTGGAACCCGCACAGAAGAAACCGGACAAAG CTCCCGCTGAGGAGAAAGTTCCAGCGCCTCCAAAGGCAGCCAAGAAAACCGAGATGGAAGTCTCTTCCCAAAAGGAGGAGCCAACACAGGGGGAGAAAGGTACTCTGATGTTCCACCTCTGCTTTCTTCAATAA